A single Nicotiana tabacum cultivar K326 chromosome 5, ASM71507v2, whole genome shotgun sequence DNA region contains:
- the LOC107761785 gene encoding putative serine/threonine-protein kinase PBL1, with protein MGCFTVSKSKKKLSEQTIHIKRVNPQEQSPTALPEPQIHTRSLRSAPPSFRTRVKPVQSNNGVTSSRTRTLSAPSSLDSAEQDALASNEYEEHEELRSRVGSTKEYCSPVPQPLPLPSPQNAAASLRTMRSFKVGNTSGPLNASGPLPLPPVLPPTLPSTGMLRNFSFDEIAAACHHFSPDRCMSEGLSSVIYRASFGDDASGSKKLEATITRLHPSSQGLKEFVNEVNTLASLQHSSLCKLIGFHAREGSEHRMLVFERLFHGSLDRLLFGRSDGPPIDWNARTKIALCAAQGLTFLHEEGPFQAMFHEFSTGNIQIDKDFSAKLSGYGCITNIQETEISCNSVALANLSQETLERGLLTPKSNVWSFGIVLLELLTGRKNLDGRYSKEERNLVKWSRPFLADDGRLSLIMDPQLKGRFPPKAARTVADIAQRCLQKDPSERPTMRTIVDQLKAVQVMKCPSLFPLQEPAAVGGKHMSKSPSMNGIITPAPRLSFSPSLPITRASASPSKSATQPSSRPSLTCSYSFSLEDLDRLQSRRSSSSSFRRSSVEGF; from the exons ATGGGATGTTTCACTGTTTCAAAGAGTAAGAAGAAATTGTCTGAGCAGACTATCCACATCAAACGTGTGAACCCTCAGGAGCAGTCACCTACCGCACTGCCTGAACCCCAGATACACACAAGATCATTGCGCTCCGCACCACCTAGTTTTAGAACAAGAGTGAAACCAGTGCAGTCAAACAATGGAGTAACAAGCAGTAGGACACGAACTCTATCCGCCCCATCAAGTCTTGACTCAGCGGAACAAGATGCTCTGGCGTCGAATGAATACGAGGAACATGAAGAGTTGAGGAGTCGTGTTGGATCAACAAAGGAATACTGCTCACCAGTTCCTCAGCCTCTTCCTCTTCCATCTCCTCAGAATGCTGCTGCTTCTCTCAGGACTATGAGAAGCTTCAAAGTAGGGAATACAAGTGGCCCTCTCAATGCCTCTGGACCGTTGCCGCTGCCTCCTGTACTGCCTCCTACATTGCCTTCTACTGGAATGCTGCGGAACTTTTCTTTTGATGAAATTGCTGCTGCATGCCACCATTTCTCTCCGGATCGTTGTatgtcagaaggtctttcttctGTCATTTACAGAGCTTCTTTTGGGGACGATGCCTCTGGTTCAAAGAAGCTTGAAGCCACTATAACACGCCTTCACCCTTCTTCACAG GGTTTGAAGGAATTTGTCAACGAGGTGAACACCCTGGCGTCTTTGCAACACTCTTCACTTTGTAAACTGATTGGTTTTCATGCTCGCGAAGGTTCTGAGCATAGGATGTTGGTTTTTGAGAGACTTTTCCATGGAAGCCTAGACCGGCTTTTGTTCGGAAGATCAGATGGCCCCCCTATAGATTGGAATGCTAGAACAAAAATTGCATTATGTGCTGCACAAGGTCTCACTTTCCTGCATGAGGAGGGACCTTTCCAG GCAATGTTCCATGAATTTTCAACTGGAAATATACAAATCGACAAGGATTTTAGTGCAAAGCTCTCAGGGTATGGATGCATTACGAATATACAAGAGACAGAGATATCTTGCAATTCAGTT GCCCTGGCAAATCTCTCGCAGGAGACACTGGAGAGAGGGTTGCTAACTCCTAAGAGCAATGTTTGGAGTTTTGGGATTGTACTTCTAGAACTGCTCACCGGCCGGAAGAATCTCGATGGTCGGTATTCAAAGGAAGAGAGGAATTTAGTCAAGTGGAGTAGGCCTTTCCTTGCTGATGATGGTAGATTATCACTAATCATGGATCCTCAGCTAAAAGGCCGGTTCCCCCCTAAAGCAGCCAGGACAGTGGCTGATATTGCTCAAAGATGTCTGCAAAAGGATCCTTCTGAAAGGCCCACCATGAGAACAATCGTCGACCAACTCAAAGCTGTACAAGTGATGAAGTGCCCTTCACTGTTTCCTCTGCAAGAACCAGCAGCAGTTGGTGGTAAACACATGTCAAAGTCTCCAAGCATGAATGGAATCATCACTCCCGCGCCAAGGTTGAGTTTCTCCCCTTCCTTACCCATCACCCGAGCATCggcttctccctcaaagtctgctACGCAACCCTCGTCTCGTCCTTCATTAACATGTTCCTACTCTTTCTCTTTGGAGGACCTTGATCGGCTCCAAAGCCGAAgatcatcatcttcatctttTCGCAGGTCTAGTGTTGAAGGATTTTGA
- the LOC107761784 gene encoding B3 domain-containing transcription repressor VAL2 isoform X2, protein MDSKICMNGVCGATSSIEWKKGWPLKSGEFACLCDKCGTAYEQLVFCDLFHSEDTGWRECISCGKRLHCGCIASSSLLELLDSGGINCVSCARSCQLHATPNHVKAKAFGTSNSNSVGETPSTSLGSQMNGSEPNKREGSDSVDPLLVLPHQNDNTNKPIGQIKMEEAFHPAGEPGCTFSSNLCQSSAESSKNVKLDSYNGYIGVNEIHGSQVQTNLSIALSAPSSNTKLFPAPVDERDLNKRISSLQQGSRSRSLLPKPPKSTSAVRSETNAGILSQIRVARPPVEGRIKNQLLPRYWPRITDQELQQISGDSNSTIIPLFEKVLSASDAGRIGRLVLPKACAEAYFPPISQPEGLPLRIQDVKGKEWVFQFRFWPNNNSRMYVLEGVTPCIQSMQLQAGDTVTFSRMDPEGKLLMGFRKASTVNSTQETRLSAIPKSVFSTEPTSFSAMPDNLPLMSGYSGLLQSFKGSRESSVNLSSKHFNSGDFSWYLTEKNEGRNADGTFSPSMPVSDRKRSRNIGSKSKRLLIDSDEALELKLSWEELQDMLRPPLSIQPTTVTIEDHEFEEYEQPPVLGKRSIFTVRSSGEQEQWAQCDNCFKWRRLPADYLLPPQWTCQDNIFDHSRCSCSVPDDLTPRELEYLLKMDKDLKKRRSAAGQRAMHAQDPSDLDSQANGTGVAGDVREPGATSVATTTKHPRHRPGCSCIVCIQPPSGKGKHNPTCTCNVCLTVKRRFKTLMMRKKKRQSEREAEIGQRNQLMWSSKEETEVDSFSRQVKPEADPSDRERSGSETLARGHSSNQLQKLPETTSKSSARDISEAEWSNKLSF, encoded by the exons ATGGATTCTAAGATTTGCATGAATGGAGTATGTGGGGCTACTTCTTCAATTGAGTGGAAAAAAGGCTGGCCTTTAAAATCTGGTGAATTTGCCTGCCTCTGTGATAAATGCGG GACTGCTTATGAGCAACTCGTCTTCTGTGATTTATTCCACTCGGAGGACACTGGTTGGAGGGAGTGTATTTCATGTGGCAAG CGTCTTCATTGCGGATGCATTGCTTCTAGTTCTTTGCTGGAGCTGCTTGATAGTGGGGGCATTAATTGTGTCAGCTGTGCTAGAAGTTGTCAACTACATGCT ACACCAAATCATGTAAAGGCCAAAGCTTTTGGAACTTCTAACTCAAACAGTGTTGGTGAAACGCCTTCAACTTCTTTGGGCAGTCAGATGAATGGTTCTGAACCTAATAAAAGAGAGGGTTCTGACAGTGTTGATCCTTTACTTGTGCTCCCACACCAGAATGACAACACAAATAAGCCTATAGGCCAAATAAAAATGGAAGAAGCTTTCCATCCTGCTGGAGAACCTGGATGCACATTTTCATCAAATTTGTGTCAGTCTTCCGCCGAGTCCTCTAAGAATGTCAAATTGGATTCGTATAACGGATACATAGGCGTTAATGAGATTCATGGATCACAGGTGCAAACAAATTTAAGCATTGCTCTGTCTGCACCTTCATCGAACACAAAACTTTTTCCTGCTCCAGTGGATGAGAGGGACTTGAACAAGAGAATTTCTTCCTTGCAACAAGGGTCTAGGTCTCGAAGCCTCTTGCCCAAACCCCCCAAATCTACCTCTGCTGTGAGATCAGAGACAAATGCTGGCATACTTTCACAGATTCGTGTTGCCAGGCCACCTGTTGAAGGTCGGATTAAGAATCAGTTGCTTCCACGTTATTGGCCGAGGATAACAGATCAGGAGTTGCAGCAAATATCTGGAGA CTCAAATTCCACCATCATACCATTATTTGAGAAGGTTCTGAGTGCAAGCGATGCAGGTCGAATTGGCCGTTTGGTACTTCCTAAAGCATGTGCCGAA GCATATTTTCCACCAATTTCTCAACCAGAAGGCCTTCCTCTGCGGATTCAGGATGTGAAGGGCAAAGAATGGGTATTCCAGTTCAGATTTTGGCCAAACAACAACAGTAGAATGTATGTTCTCGAGGGTGTGACCCCTTGCATACAATCTATGCAATTACAAGCAGGAGATACAG TAACTTTCAGTCGCATGGATCCAGAAGGAAAGCTTTTAATGGGGTTTCGTAAAGCATCAACTGTTAATTCAACTCAG GAAACTCGTCTATCAGCCATACCGAAGAGTGTTTTCTCCACTGAACCCACCTCTTTCTCAGCGATGCCTGATAATCTACCTTTAATGAGTGGTTACTCTGGCCTTCTTCAGTCATTCAAAGGAAGCAGAGAGTCTTCTGTGAATTTGTCTTCTAAGCATTTCAATAGTGGTGATTTTAGCTGGTACTTAACTGAGAAGAACGAAGGCAGGAATGCAGATGGCACATTCTCCCCTTCAATGCCTGTTTCAGACCGTAAAAGGAGTCGTAATATTGGGTCAAAAAGTAAGAGACTGCTCATTGATTCCGATGAGGCTTTGGAGCTGAAACTTTCATGGGAAGAGTTACAGGATATGCTCCGACCGCCGCTGAGTATTCAGCCGACCACTGTCACAATTGAGGACCACGAATTTGAAGAGTATGAA CAACCACCTGTTCTTGGGAAGAGGAGCATATTTACTGTCCGCTCATCTGG GGAGCAGGAGCAGTGGGCTCAATGCGATAATTGCTTTAAGTGGCGAAGGTTGCCAGCTGATTATCTTCTACCTCCTCAGTGGACATGTCAGGACAACATTTTTGATCATAGCAG GTGCTCTTGTTCTGTCCCAGACGATTTAACACCCAGAGAGCTTGAATATCTTCTCAAAATGGACAAGG ATTTAAAGAAACGGAGAAGTGCAGCAGGCCAAAGGGCAATGCATGCCCAAGATCCTTCTGACTTAGATTCTCAAGCAAATGGGACTGGTGTTGCTGGTGACGTTAGAGAGCCTGGAGCCACATCAGTTGCAACCACAACAAAACATCCAAGGCATCGACCTGGCTGTTCTTGCATTGTGTGCATCCAGCCTCCCAGCGGGAAGGGCAAACATAATCCGACATGTACATGCAATGTCTGCTTAACAGTCAAACGCCGTTTCAAGACACTTATGATGCGTAAAAAGAAGCGTCAATCAGAACGTGAAGCGGAAATTGGCCAGAGGAATCAACTTATGTGGAGTTCAAAGGAAGAGACAGAAGTGGACAGCTTCTCTAGACAGGTGAAACCAGAAGCCGATCCTTCAGACAGAGAAAGATCAGGAAGCGAGACACTGGCGAGGGGCCATAGCAGCAATCAACTGCAGAAGCTTCCCGAAACCA CAAGCAAGTCTTCCGCTAGAGACATATCTGAGGCAGAATGGTCTAACAAGCTTAGTTTCTGA
- the LOC107761784 gene encoding B3 domain-containing transcription repressor VAL2 isoform X1 yields MDSKICMNGVCGATSSIEWKKGWPLKSGEFACLCDKCGTAYEQLVFCDLFHSEDTGWRECISCGKRLHCGCIASSSLLELLDSGGINCVSCARSCQLHATPNHVKAKAFGTSNSNSVGETPSTSLGSQMNGSEPNKREGSDSVDPLLVLPHQNDNTNKPIGQIKMEEAFHPAGEPGCTFSSNLCQSSAESSKNVKLDSYNGYIGVNEIHGSQVQTNLSIALSAPSSNTKLFPAPVDERDLNKRISSLQQGSRSRSLLPKPPKSTSAVRSETNAGILSQIRVARPPVEGRIKNQLLPRYWPRITDQELQQISGDSNSTIIPLFEKVLSASDAGRIGRLVLPKACAEAYFPPISQPEGLPLRIQDVKGKEWVFQFRFWPNNNSRMYVLEGVTPCIQSMQLQAGDTVTFSRMDPEGKLLMGFRKASTVNSTQETRLSAIPKSVFSTEPTSFSAMPDNLPLMSGYSGLLQSFKGSRESSVNLSSKHFNSGDFSWYLTEKNEGRNADGTFSPSMPVSDRKRSRNIGSKSKRLLIDSDEALELKLSWEELQDMLRPPLSIQPTTVTIEDHEFEEYEQPPVLGKRSIFTVRSSGEQEQWAQCDNCFKWRRLPADYLLPPQWTCQDNIFDHSRCSCSVPDDLTPRELEYLLKMDKDLKKRRSAAGQRAMHAQDPSDLDSQANGTGVAGDVREPGATSVATTTKHPRHRPGCSCIVCIQPPSGKGKHNPTCTCNVCLTVKRRFKTLMMRKKKRQSEREAEIGQRNQLMWSSKEETEVDSFSRQVKPEADPSDRERSGSETLARGHSSNQLQKLPETSKSQLDLNCHPNREDTGSSHLSMMSLLQQASLPLETYLRQNGLTSLVSEQQGSSGSQGLPPDTRESEVHIHEDQCFASTTQEQEQQEGAKENSEPDQSGKDNS; encoded by the exons ATGGATTCTAAGATTTGCATGAATGGAGTATGTGGGGCTACTTCTTCAATTGAGTGGAAAAAAGGCTGGCCTTTAAAATCTGGTGAATTTGCCTGCCTCTGTGATAAATGCGG GACTGCTTATGAGCAACTCGTCTTCTGTGATTTATTCCACTCGGAGGACACTGGTTGGAGGGAGTGTATTTCATGTGGCAAG CGTCTTCATTGCGGATGCATTGCTTCTAGTTCTTTGCTGGAGCTGCTTGATAGTGGGGGCATTAATTGTGTCAGCTGTGCTAGAAGTTGTCAACTACATGCT ACACCAAATCATGTAAAGGCCAAAGCTTTTGGAACTTCTAACTCAAACAGTGTTGGTGAAACGCCTTCAACTTCTTTGGGCAGTCAGATGAATGGTTCTGAACCTAATAAAAGAGAGGGTTCTGACAGTGTTGATCCTTTACTTGTGCTCCCACACCAGAATGACAACACAAATAAGCCTATAGGCCAAATAAAAATGGAAGAAGCTTTCCATCCTGCTGGAGAACCTGGATGCACATTTTCATCAAATTTGTGTCAGTCTTCCGCCGAGTCCTCTAAGAATGTCAAATTGGATTCGTATAACGGATACATAGGCGTTAATGAGATTCATGGATCACAGGTGCAAACAAATTTAAGCATTGCTCTGTCTGCACCTTCATCGAACACAAAACTTTTTCCTGCTCCAGTGGATGAGAGGGACTTGAACAAGAGAATTTCTTCCTTGCAACAAGGGTCTAGGTCTCGAAGCCTCTTGCCCAAACCCCCCAAATCTACCTCTGCTGTGAGATCAGAGACAAATGCTGGCATACTTTCACAGATTCGTGTTGCCAGGCCACCTGTTGAAGGTCGGATTAAGAATCAGTTGCTTCCACGTTATTGGCCGAGGATAACAGATCAGGAGTTGCAGCAAATATCTGGAGA CTCAAATTCCACCATCATACCATTATTTGAGAAGGTTCTGAGTGCAAGCGATGCAGGTCGAATTGGCCGTTTGGTACTTCCTAAAGCATGTGCCGAA GCATATTTTCCACCAATTTCTCAACCAGAAGGCCTTCCTCTGCGGATTCAGGATGTGAAGGGCAAAGAATGGGTATTCCAGTTCAGATTTTGGCCAAACAACAACAGTAGAATGTATGTTCTCGAGGGTGTGACCCCTTGCATACAATCTATGCAATTACAAGCAGGAGATACAG TAACTTTCAGTCGCATGGATCCAGAAGGAAAGCTTTTAATGGGGTTTCGTAAAGCATCAACTGTTAATTCAACTCAG GAAACTCGTCTATCAGCCATACCGAAGAGTGTTTTCTCCACTGAACCCACCTCTTTCTCAGCGATGCCTGATAATCTACCTTTAATGAGTGGTTACTCTGGCCTTCTTCAGTCATTCAAAGGAAGCAGAGAGTCTTCTGTGAATTTGTCTTCTAAGCATTTCAATAGTGGTGATTTTAGCTGGTACTTAACTGAGAAGAACGAAGGCAGGAATGCAGATGGCACATTCTCCCCTTCAATGCCTGTTTCAGACCGTAAAAGGAGTCGTAATATTGGGTCAAAAAGTAAGAGACTGCTCATTGATTCCGATGAGGCTTTGGAGCTGAAACTTTCATGGGAAGAGTTACAGGATATGCTCCGACCGCCGCTGAGTATTCAGCCGACCACTGTCACAATTGAGGACCACGAATTTGAAGAGTATGAA CAACCACCTGTTCTTGGGAAGAGGAGCATATTTACTGTCCGCTCATCTGG GGAGCAGGAGCAGTGGGCTCAATGCGATAATTGCTTTAAGTGGCGAAGGTTGCCAGCTGATTATCTTCTACCTCCTCAGTGGACATGTCAGGACAACATTTTTGATCATAGCAG GTGCTCTTGTTCTGTCCCAGACGATTTAACACCCAGAGAGCTTGAATATCTTCTCAAAATGGACAAGG ATTTAAAGAAACGGAGAAGTGCAGCAGGCCAAAGGGCAATGCATGCCCAAGATCCTTCTGACTTAGATTCTCAAGCAAATGGGACTGGTGTTGCTGGTGACGTTAGAGAGCCTGGAGCCACATCAGTTGCAACCACAACAAAACATCCAAGGCATCGACCTGGCTGTTCTTGCATTGTGTGCATCCAGCCTCCCAGCGGGAAGGGCAAACATAATCCGACATGTACATGCAATGTCTGCTTAACAGTCAAACGCCGTTTCAAGACACTTATGATGCGTAAAAAGAAGCGTCAATCAGAACGTGAAGCGGAAATTGGCCAGAGGAATCAACTTATGTGGAGTTCAAAGGAAGAGACAGAAGTGGACAGCTTCTCTAGACAGGTGAAACCAGAAGCCGATCCTTCAGACAGAGAAAGATCAGGAAGCGAGACACTGGCGAGGGGCCATAGCAGCAATCAACTGCAGAAGCTTCCCGAAACCAGTAAGTCGCAATTAGACTTAAACTGTCACCCAAATCGGGAAGATACAGGTTCATCTCATCTTAGCATGATGTCTCTTCTTCAGCAAGCAAGTCTTCCGCTAGAGACATATCTGAGGCAGAATGGTCTAACAAGCTTAGTTTCTGAACAACAAGGGAGCTCAGGGTCCCAGGGGTTGCCCCCAGACACCAGAGAGAGTGAGGTACACATCCACGAAGACCAATGCTTCGCTTCTACAACTCAAGAGCAAGAACAGCAGGAGGGCGCAAAGGAAAACTCTGAACCCGATCAAAGTGGAAAGGACAATTCATGA
- the LOC107761784 gene encoding B3 domain-containing protein Os07g0679700 isoform X3, with amino-acid sequence MNGSEPNKREGSDSVDPLLVLPHQNDNTNKPIGQIKMEEAFHPAGEPGCTFSSNLCQSSAESSKNVKLDSYNGYIGVNEIHGSQVQTNLSIALSAPSSNTKLFPAPVDERDLNKRISSLQQGSRSRSLLPKPPKSTSAVRSETNAGILSQIRVARPPVEGRIKNQLLPRYWPRITDQELQQISGDSNSTIIPLFEKVLSASDAGRIGRLVLPKACAEAYFPPISQPEGLPLRIQDVKGKEWVFQFRFWPNNNSRMYVLEGVTPCIQSMQLQAGDTVTFSRMDPEGKLLMGFRKASTVNSTQETRLSAIPKSVFSTEPTSFSAMPDNLPLMSGYSGLLQSFKGSRESSVNLSSKHFNSGDFSWYLTEKNEGRNADGTFSPSMPVSDRKRSRNIGSKSKRLLIDSDEALELKLSWEELQDMLRPPLSIQPTTVTIEDHEFEEYEQPPVLGKRSIFTVRSSGEQEQWAQCDNCFKWRRLPADYLLPPQWTCQDNIFDHSRCSCSVPDDLTPRELEYLLKMDKDLKKRRSAAGQRAMHAQDPSDLDSQANGTGVAGDVREPGATSVATTTKHPRHRPGCSCIVCIQPPSGKGKHNPTCTCNVCLTVKRRFKTLMMRKKKRQSEREAEIGQRNQLMWSSKEETEVDSFSRQVKPEADPSDRERSGSETLARGHSSNQLQKLPETSKSQLDLNCHPNREDTGSSHLSMMSLLQQASLPLETYLRQNGLTSLVSEQQGSSGSQGLPPDTRESEVHIHEDQCFASTTQEQEQQEGAKENSEPDQSGKDNS; translated from the exons ATGAATGGTTCTGAACCTAATAAAAGAGAGGGTTCTGACAGTGTTGATCCTTTACTTGTGCTCCCACACCAGAATGACAACACAAATAAGCCTATAGGCCAAATAAAAATGGAAGAAGCTTTCCATCCTGCTGGAGAACCTGGATGCACATTTTCATCAAATTTGTGTCAGTCTTCCGCCGAGTCCTCTAAGAATGTCAAATTGGATTCGTATAACGGATACATAGGCGTTAATGAGATTCATGGATCACAGGTGCAAACAAATTTAAGCATTGCTCTGTCTGCACCTTCATCGAACACAAAACTTTTTCCTGCTCCAGTGGATGAGAGGGACTTGAACAAGAGAATTTCTTCCTTGCAACAAGGGTCTAGGTCTCGAAGCCTCTTGCCCAAACCCCCCAAATCTACCTCTGCTGTGAGATCAGAGACAAATGCTGGCATACTTTCACAGATTCGTGTTGCCAGGCCACCTGTTGAAGGTCGGATTAAGAATCAGTTGCTTCCACGTTATTGGCCGAGGATAACAGATCAGGAGTTGCAGCAAATATCTGGAGA CTCAAATTCCACCATCATACCATTATTTGAGAAGGTTCTGAGTGCAAGCGATGCAGGTCGAATTGGCCGTTTGGTACTTCCTAAAGCATGTGCCGAA GCATATTTTCCACCAATTTCTCAACCAGAAGGCCTTCCTCTGCGGATTCAGGATGTGAAGGGCAAAGAATGGGTATTCCAGTTCAGATTTTGGCCAAACAACAACAGTAGAATGTATGTTCTCGAGGGTGTGACCCCTTGCATACAATCTATGCAATTACAAGCAGGAGATACAG TAACTTTCAGTCGCATGGATCCAGAAGGAAAGCTTTTAATGGGGTTTCGTAAAGCATCAACTGTTAATTCAACTCAG GAAACTCGTCTATCAGCCATACCGAAGAGTGTTTTCTCCACTGAACCCACCTCTTTCTCAGCGATGCCTGATAATCTACCTTTAATGAGTGGTTACTCTGGCCTTCTTCAGTCATTCAAAGGAAGCAGAGAGTCTTCTGTGAATTTGTCTTCTAAGCATTTCAATAGTGGTGATTTTAGCTGGTACTTAACTGAGAAGAACGAAGGCAGGAATGCAGATGGCACATTCTCCCCTTCAATGCCTGTTTCAGACCGTAAAAGGAGTCGTAATATTGGGTCAAAAAGTAAGAGACTGCTCATTGATTCCGATGAGGCTTTGGAGCTGAAACTTTCATGGGAAGAGTTACAGGATATGCTCCGACCGCCGCTGAGTATTCAGCCGACCACTGTCACAATTGAGGACCACGAATTTGAAGAGTATGAA CAACCACCTGTTCTTGGGAAGAGGAGCATATTTACTGTCCGCTCATCTGG GGAGCAGGAGCAGTGGGCTCAATGCGATAATTGCTTTAAGTGGCGAAGGTTGCCAGCTGATTATCTTCTACCTCCTCAGTGGACATGTCAGGACAACATTTTTGATCATAGCAG GTGCTCTTGTTCTGTCCCAGACGATTTAACACCCAGAGAGCTTGAATATCTTCTCAAAATGGACAAGG ATTTAAAGAAACGGAGAAGTGCAGCAGGCCAAAGGGCAATGCATGCCCAAGATCCTTCTGACTTAGATTCTCAAGCAAATGGGACTGGTGTTGCTGGTGACGTTAGAGAGCCTGGAGCCACATCAGTTGCAACCACAACAAAACATCCAAGGCATCGACCTGGCTGTTCTTGCATTGTGTGCATCCAGCCTCCCAGCGGGAAGGGCAAACATAATCCGACATGTACATGCAATGTCTGCTTAACAGTCAAACGCCGTTTCAAGACACTTATGATGCGTAAAAAGAAGCGTCAATCAGAACGTGAAGCGGAAATTGGCCAGAGGAATCAACTTATGTGGAGTTCAAAGGAAGAGACAGAAGTGGACAGCTTCTCTAGACAGGTGAAACCAGAAGCCGATCCTTCAGACAGAGAAAGATCAGGAAGCGAGACACTGGCGAGGGGCCATAGCAGCAATCAACTGCAGAAGCTTCCCGAAACCAGTAAGTCGCAATTAGACTTAAACTGTCACCCAAATCGGGAAGATACAGGTTCATCTCATCTTAGCATGATGTCTCTTCTTCAGCAAGCAAGTCTTCCGCTAGAGACATATCTGAGGCAGAATGGTCTAACAAGCTTAGTTTCTGAACAACAAGGGAGCTCAGGGTCCCAGGGGTTGCCCCCAGACACCAGAGAGAGTGAGGTACACATCCACGAAGACCAATGCTTCGCTTCTACAACTCAAGAGCAAGAACAGCAGGAGGGCGCAAAGGAAAACTCTGAACCCGATCAAAGTGGAAAGGACAATTCATGA